A portion of the Sulfuricurvum kujiense DSM 16994 genome contains these proteins:
- a CDS encoding FAD-linked oxidase C-terminal domain-containing protein — MLSTHALDFFTTLLGKENVYSDKAHLIAYSYDATRERFEPEAVLFPRHEQDVSDILKYCNEHKIVIVPRGAGSGFTGGALPANGGIVLAFEKHMNKILEIDMQNMVAVVQPGVVNMELQRAVEEVGLFYPPDPASQEYSTIGGNVNENAGGMRAAKYGITKDYVMAIRAVLPNGDIIKAGKKTIKDVAGYNIAGILIASEGTLAVTTEVTLKLLSKPKMTKTAMGIFPTVHSAMEAVYKTMASGVTPVAMEFLDNLTIRAVEQTYHKGLPVEAGAILVTDVDGNLEEDLDFQLDVIGRVFRENGCSDFHIAQNKQEASDLWFARRNASQSLSVYGSKKLNEDVTVPRSALPALLDQFYKIADKYNIKIPCFGHTGDGNVHTNVMVDGKDPEQVKIGYKAIEEVFQATIDLGGTLSGEHGIGLAKAPYMGMAFTPEEMALFQSIKRAFDPNNILNPSKMGLE; from the coding sequence ATGCTGAGCACTCACGCATTAGATTTTTTTACAACTTTACTGGGCAAAGAGAACGTTTACAGTGACAAAGCCCACCTCATCGCCTACAGCTACGATGCGACACGTGAGCGTTTTGAGCCAGAAGCGGTACTGTTTCCCCGCCATGAGCAAGACGTCAGCGATATCTTAAAATACTGCAATGAACACAAAATCGTCATCGTTCCGCGCGGAGCGGGCAGCGGCTTTACCGGCGGAGCTCTTCCGGCCAACGGCGGAATCGTACTGGCGTTTGAAAAACATATGAACAAAATCCTGGAAATCGATATGCAAAACATGGTTGCCGTCGTCCAACCGGGCGTTGTCAATATGGAACTGCAACGTGCTGTCGAAGAGGTAGGGCTCTTTTATCCGCCTGACCCGGCAAGTCAGGAATACTCCACCATCGGCGGCAACGTCAATGAAAACGCCGGCGGTATGCGGGCGGCTAAATACGGCATTACTAAAGATTACGTCATGGCGATCCGTGCAGTACTTCCCAACGGTGATATTATCAAAGCGGGGAAAAAGACGATCAAAGACGTCGCGGGGTACAATATCGCTGGCATCCTCATCGCTTCAGAAGGAACGCTTGCCGTTACGACCGAAGTGACTCTAAAACTCCTCTCCAAACCGAAAATGACCAAAACAGCCATGGGAATATTCCCGACCGTACATTCGGCTATGGAAGCGGTCTATAAAACGATGGCAAGCGGTGTTACCCCAGTCGCGATGGAGTTTTTGGATAACCTCACCATCCGTGCAGTCGAGCAAACGTACCATAAAGGGCTTCCGGTGGAAGCCGGGGCAATCCTCGTCACCGATGTCGACGGGAACCTCGAAGAGGATCTTGATTTTCAACTTGACGTTATCGGACGCGTTTTCCGTGAAAACGGATGCAGCGATTTTCACATCGCCCAAAACAAACAGGAAGCGTCCGATTTGTGGTTTGCCCGCCGAAACGCCAGCCAGTCGCTTTCGGTCTACGGTAGTAAAAAACTCAACGAAGACGTTACCGTACCGCGTTCCGCGCTTCCGGCACTGCTGGATCAGTTTTACAAAATCGCCGACAAATACAATATCAAAATCCCCTGCTTCGGCCACACGGGTGACGGTAACGTCCACACTAACGTCATGGTAGACGGCAAAGACCCTGAACAGGTCAAAATCGGCTACAAAGCGATCGAAGAGGTCTTTCAAGCAACGATCGATCTGGGCGGAACACTCAGCGGAGAACACGGTATCGGTCTGGCGAAAGCACCGTACATGGGGATGGCATTCACACCTGAAGAGATGGCGCTGTTTCAATCAATCAAGCGGGCGTTTGATCCTAATAACATCCTTAATCCGTCCAAAATGGGTCTTGAATAG
- a CDS encoding YihY/virulence factor BrkB family protein — protein sequence MKLKALLRHIRLFFLMLFDREITVYASSLSFYTIFTVVPLLIISLSLIANVPVFEEQYAKIQIFIFENMMPVQTAAVAGYLESFFQNSVQLGVIGFTTMIVSSLLFFQNFEHIVSKIFKVPKRGLWDAITTYWTLITLTPIVLIASMSLNAYLVSHVSGAALHALSIFPFLLLWGIFFVIYHIAVNADVSPKAAAISSFIVAVVWGIAKNSFIQYVFYNKTYATMYGSFSALIFFFLWIYVSWIIVIYGMKLCYLINRAAQRGESQSA from the coding sequence ATGAAACTCAAAGCGTTGCTGCGTCACATCCGGCTTTTTTTCCTGATGCTTTTTGATCGGGAAATCACCGTCTATGCTTCAAGCCTCAGCTTTTACACCATTTTTACCGTCGTACCGCTTTTGATCATCTCTCTTAGTCTGATAGCCAATGTCCCGGTATTTGAAGAGCAGTACGCCAAAATCCAAATCTTTATTTTTGAAAACATGATGCCCGTTCAAACCGCCGCAGTTGCGGGCTATCTCGAATCCTTTTTCCAAAATTCGGTACAGCTTGGGGTCATCGGTTTTACGACGATGATCGTCTCGTCTTTGCTCTTTTTCCAAAATTTCGAGCATATCGTCAGTAAAATTTTCAAAGTGCCCAAAAGAGGTCTTTGGGATGCTATTACCACGTACTGGACCCTCATTACCCTTACGCCGATCGTCCTTATCGCCTCCATGAGTTTAAACGCTTATTTGGTCTCTCATGTCAGCGGAGCGGCACTCCATGCCCTCTCTATTTTCCCTTTTTTGCTGCTGTGGGGAATCTTTTTCGTCATCTATCATATTGCGGTCAATGCCGATGTTTCCCCAAAAGCCGCCGCTATAAGCTCTTTTATCGTTGCCGTCGTTTGGGGAATAGCTAAAAACAGCTTTATCCAATACGTCTTCTACAACAAAACCTACGCCACCATGTACGGATCATTCTCCGCCCTCATCTTTTTCTTTTTGTGGATTTATGTTTCATGGATTATCGTCATCTACGGAATGAAACTATGCTATCTGATAAACCGCGCTGCCCAGCGTGGTGAGTCCCAAAGCGCCTAG
- a CDS encoding plasminogen-binding N-terminal domain-containing protein has translation MMRIWLITLITCSVLNASPITAPLLDIEQNRASIIAENLQVGMSGFIVRQFDTDHSTIIANARVEQTNPANNRTILTISQYDGLHQDALPGGNWTPKPSDIAVLAYDYERALLIAPNDDTYDAITKSISGVEWVHPDNYASFLSYEGHQTPLVDDFKSYCTANSVGLLYIQSAENLFTLDCKSFTVLQTTPFAAVSEKKQTPFYTRIPTIRAAWWGEGSSSLDSYEPYYLDIIALNNSKSKELYELYKGKFSKESALLRYFETKE, from the coding sequence ATGATGCGCATCTGGCTTATTACTCTTATTACCTGCAGCGTCTTAAACGCTTCGCCCATTACTGCGCCCCTACTCGATATCGAGCAAAACCGGGCATCCATCATCGCTGAAAATTTACAGGTAGGGATGAGCGGGTTTATCGTTAGACAATTTGATACCGACCATAGCACTATCATTGCCAATGCACGTGTTGAACAAACCAATCCGGCGAATAACCGCACTATACTCACCATCAGTCAATATGACGGTCTGCATCAAGATGCTCTTCCCGGCGGCAACTGGACTCCGAAACCGTCCGATATTGCGGTATTGGCGTATGATTATGAACGGGCGCTGCTTATAGCACCGAATGACGATACCTATGACGCGATCACCAAAAGTATCTCCGGCGTTGAATGGGTACATCCCGATAATTACGCATCGTTTCTCTCTTACGAAGGACATCAAACTCCTTTGGTAGACGATTTTAAAAGCTACTGTACGGCCAATTCGGTAGGACTGCTCTATATCCAAAGCGCAGAGAACCTTTTTACCCTCGATTGCAAAAGCTTTACCGTTCTTCAGACAACCCCTTTTGCAGCGGTTTCAGAAAAAAAACAAACCCCTTTTTATACCCGTATACCGACTATCCGAGCCGCATGGTGGGGTGAGGGAAGCTCAAGTTTGGACAGCTATGAACCCTATTATCTTGATATCATCGCTTTAAACAATTCAAAAAGCAAAGAGCTATATGAACTGTACAAAGGGAAATTTAGTAAAGAAAGTGCACTATTGCGCTATTTCGAGACGAAGGAATAA
- a CDS encoding TonB-dependent receptor yields MKKITLLSLAAIAALATEPVTIQKITVEAQAPKADGKNVAADEMVKFSRQSDLGEMLSNTLPEVNLVRNSGVGNDIIVRGFRKDNINVTIDDAKVCGACPNRMDPPAMHVSSSQIANVEVQEGPFDVTQFGSLGGRINVVTKDPAKGIHGEISATAGSYDYRKLSTVLEGGNDSVQALVGFSRETSGQYKDGNGRTLTEQTDLLATMAAQKYADAYKDMDAYDRNSFWTKIVGNIGSNQKLTLSYFGDRADDVLYPRYKMDAQKDDTDMFNVKYQLFNLSDFSDELKIEGYRSKVEHVMGTDFRKGATTPAATMVAPVDATIKGASIENTLTLAGTKVSVGVDGSVRNWDGTKGSKMNPSRFILLPDVDTKNIALYAKASKSIGKYDLSAGARYDDTTIDPKQSLASHDAVNAAYLNGIEDRDYNNVSANILAKYHYTNNTNVFMGLGQSIRVPDAKELYWVTVNTTGTANINSAINGGNDNLKATKNREIDLGAEHTAGNFHVKGTAFYSDLKDFIYQYKTGASTNTWANIDARIVGLDLQADYMLNNEWRIESGAAYQKGTKKDPNVLGQNDNDLAEIPPMKGRVALVFDNSADYAMAEVIGARFQTIDSDNGEQEVAGYGILNLKYGHDFQNGFSLMAGVNNFFDRTYAVNNGYIGNELITGDGIDPLVLNEPGRNFYATLSYKF; encoded by the coding sequence ATGAAGAAAATTACTCTCCTCTCTTTAGCCGCGATTGCTGCGCTGGCTACAGAACCTGTCACGATTCAAAAAATCACCGTCGAAGCCCAAGCGCCTAAAGCTGACGGAAAAAATGTAGCTGCCGATGAAATGGTCAAATTCTCGCGTCAGTCTGATCTGGGCGAAATGCTCTCCAATACTCTCCCGGAAGTTAATCTTGTTCGTAACAGCGGTGTAGGTAACGATATCATCGTCCGCGGATTTCGTAAAGATAACATCAATGTTACTATCGATGATGCCAAAGTATGCGGGGCCTGCCCGAATCGTATGGACCCTCCCGCTATGCACGTATCATCAAGTCAAATCGCTAATGTCGAAGTACAAGAGGGTCCGTTTGACGTAACCCAATTCGGAAGTCTCGGCGGCAGAATCAATGTTGTTACCAAAGATCCGGCAAAAGGGATTCACGGTGAAATATCGGCAACAGCAGGCAGCTATGATTACCGCAAGCTTTCAACCGTGCTCGAGGGAGGAAACGACTCCGTTCAGGCACTTGTGGGTTTCAGCCGCGAAACATCGGGACAATACAAAGACGGTAACGGCCGTACCCTTACAGAGCAAACCGATCTTTTGGCGACAATGGCAGCACAAAAATACGCTGATGCCTATAAAGATATGGATGCATACGATCGTAACAGTTTTTGGACAAAAATCGTAGGCAATATCGGAAGCAATCAAAAACTCACCCTGAGCTATTTTGGCGACCGTGCCGATGATGTTTTATATCCTCGGTACAAAATGGATGCCCAAAAAGACGATACCGATATGTTCAACGTTAAATACCAGTTGTTTAACCTGTCTGATTTCTCGGATGAACTGAAAATCGAAGGCTACCGTTCAAAAGTTGAACACGTCATGGGAACCGATTTCAGAAAAGGTGCTACAACCCCGGCTGCAACCATGGTAGCACCTGTTGATGCTACAATCAAAGGGGCTTCGATTGAAAATACACTAACGTTGGCCGGAACAAAAGTATCTGTAGGAGTAGACGGCAGTGTACGCAATTGGGACGGAACAAAAGGGTCAAAAATGAACCCTTCAAGATTTATCCTCCTTCCGGATGTCGATACCAAAAATATTGCGCTATACGCTAAAGCTTCAAAATCAATCGGGAAATACGATTTGAGCGCGGGGGCACGTTATGACGATACGACGATCGACCCAAAACAGTCTCTGGCCTCCCACGATGCCGTCAATGCTGCTTATCTTAACGGAATTGAAGACCGCGACTATAATAATGTCAGTGCAAATATTTTGGCCAAATACCACTACACAAACAATACCAATGTTTTTATGGGCCTCGGTCAATCCATACGAGTTCCTGATGCTAAAGAGCTTTATTGGGTTACGGTCAATACGACAGGAACCGCAAATATCAACTCTGCCATCAACGGAGGTAATGACAATCTCAAAGCTACCAAAAACCGTGAGATTGATCTTGGGGCCGAACATACTGCCGGTAACTTCCATGTAAAAGGGACCGCATTTTACAGCGATTTAAAAGATTTCATCTATCAATATAAAACAGGGGCATCTACCAATACATGGGCCAATATCGATGCGCGTATTGTCGGATTGGATCTGCAAGCTGATTACATGCTGAACAATGAATGGCGTATCGAATCGGGTGCCGCCTATCAGAAAGGGACCAAAAAAGATCCGAATGTTCTAGGACAAAACGATAACGATTTAGCTGAGATTCCTCCGATGAAGGGTCGTGTCGCTCTTGTATTCGACAACTCTGCGGACTATGCTATGGCTGAAGTTATCGGAGCACGCTTTCAAACCATTGACAGCGATAACGGGGAACAGGAAGTTGCGGGATATGGAATCCTAAATCTCAAATACGGGCACGATTTCCAAAACGGCTTCTCGTTGATGGCCGGGGTCAATAACTTCTTTGACCGTACCTATGCCGTTAATAACGGATACATCGGCAACGAACTAATCACCGGAGACGGTATTGACCCGCTCGTTCTCAATGAACCGGGACGTAATTTCTACGCAACCCTAAGCTACAAATTCTAA
- a CDS encoding agmatine deiminase family protein codes for MRYFPAEFEPQSFVQLIFPHPQSDWAPYLEEARACFVNIATAVARYQPCLIVCDDVDLVKGYFSSHENLIFVPYQTNDTWARDCSVLSVIDEDEGEPLLLDFTFTGWGGKFDASRDNEMSSSISHVYGAPMEKIDLILEGGGVETNANGSLLTTAECLLNPNRNPHLDKKGMENELKKHFGVEQILWLNHGYLAGDDTDSHIDTLARFIDTDTIMYVKCDDKNDEHYEALKKMEEELKVLRDIDGEPFNLIALPMCSPVFYDDERLPATYANFLIINDAVLLPVYNDPHDAEAIAICREAFKGRDIIPIDCSVLIRQHGSLHCVTMQFPEDISLRID; via the coding sequence ATGCGTTATTTCCCCGCCGAATTTGAACCTCAAAGTTTTGTACAGCTCATTTTTCCCCATCCGCAAAGCGATTGGGCACCCTATCTCGAAGAAGCGAGAGCGTGTTTTGTCAACATAGCCACTGCCGTTGCCCGTTATCAGCCTTGTCTTATCGTATGCGATGACGTTGATCTGGTCAAAGGGTACTTTTCATCTCATGAGAATCTAATCTTTGTCCCATACCAAACCAACGACACCTGGGCACGCGACTGCAGTGTCCTCAGTGTTATCGACGAAGATGAAGGCGAACCGCTTCTGCTTGATTTCACCTTTACCGGATGGGGAGGAAAATTTGACGCATCCCGTGATAATGAGATGAGTTCATCCATCTCCCATGTCTACGGTGCGCCAATGGAAAAAATAGACCTTATACTTGAGGGGGGAGGCGTAGAAACCAATGCAAACGGTTCATTGCTCACCACCGCAGAGTGTCTGCTTAATCCCAACCGAAATCCCCATTTGGATAAAAAAGGGATGGAAAACGAGCTCAAAAAACATTTCGGCGTAGAGCAGATTCTATGGCTCAATCACGGCTATTTGGCAGGAGACGATACCGACAGCCATATCGATACGCTAGCCCGTTTTATCGATACCGATACGATCATGTACGTCAAATGCGATGATAAAAACGATGAACATTACGAGGCGCTCAAAAAAATGGAAGAGGAGTTGAAAGTATTGCGCGATATCGACGGAGAACCGTTTAATCTTATCGCACTGCCGATGTGTTCACCGGTATTTTATGATGATGAGCGGCTGCCGGCAACGTATGCCAATTTCTTGATTATCAACGATGCCGTATTGCTCCCCGTCTATAACGATCCGCATGATGCCGAAGCGATTGCGATCTGCCGCGAAGCGTTCAAAGGACGCGATATTATCCCTATCGACTGCTCCGTATTAATTCGCCAGCACGGTTCGCTCCACTGCGTTACGATGCAGTTCCCCGAAGATATATCTTTGAGAATTGATTAA
- a CDS encoding ComEC/Rec2 family competence protein, protein MSKLERVDLFDFKSGSLFVLFLLFIFSLSLSYEYYQFKKLKTFDDPLVRAEVIDQEVRLIGEIPKTSMKLRLENGATVRCAMSPYLRDLRGRNVSIELQVAKVTFLDYLKGFRTRGVIMEVYPQLSLKEQWYRRIALAHDDPWMKELYGALFVATPMSQEFQTLVGAMGLSHILSISGYHYGIISLIAYFLLRRPYRWLQNRYFPYRHGNRDLFFIVLGILFLYLWALEFIPPMVRAFGMIAVGYWLYDRGIKIVSLQTLLITVGVLLAFFPKLLFSLGFWFSTFGVLSIFIFVRYYEHWKPWQIFLALHIWCYLVLLPISLSIFGTFGWWHIGSILLALVFNLYYPAVLALHLTPWGNLFDPYLVGMFEAGAVNKVTVPIGIGIGSIVLALIAMRRKEAFWALGALGLTTLGSAVYQIA, encoded by the coding sequence ATGTCAAAACTGGAGCGTGTTGATCTCTTCGATTTCAAAAGCGGCTCGCTCTTTGTTCTGTTTCTCCTTTTTATCTTCTCACTCTCTTTATCCTATGAATATTATCAGTTTAAAAAACTTAAAACATTTGATGATCCGTTGGTTCGAGCCGAGGTCATCGATCAAGAAGTACGTCTTATCGGTGAGATTCCTAAAACCTCGATGAAGCTTCGGCTCGAAAACGGCGCGACTGTCCGATGTGCTATGTCTCCCTATCTGCGTGATCTGCGCGGACGCAATGTATCGATCGAGCTTCAGGTCGCAAAAGTGACTTTTCTAGATTATCTCAAAGGGTTTCGTACACGCGGCGTGATTATGGAGGTGTATCCGCAGCTGAGTCTCAAAGAGCAGTGGTATCGCCGTATTGCGCTTGCACACGATGATCCGTGGATGAAGGAACTCTACGGAGCGCTGTTCGTCGCTACCCCCATGTCGCAAGAGTTTCAAACACTGGTAGGGGCAATGGGGCTGAGCCATATTCTATCCATCAGCGGCTATCATTACGGGATTATTTCGCTGATTGCCTATTTTCTGCTCCGGCGTCCCTATCGGTGGCTTCAAAACCGCTATTTCCCTTACCGTCACGGCAATCGCGATCTATTTTTTATCGTATTGGGAATCTTGTTTTTGTATTTATGGGCACTGGAGTTTATTCCGCCGATGGTGCGGGCTTTCGGGATGATCGCTGTCGGGTATTGGCTTTATGATCGGGGGATAAAGATCGTATCGCTGCAAACACTGCTGATTACCGTCGGGGTATTGCTTGCTTTTTTCCCGAAACTATTGTTCTCTCTCGGATTCTGGTTTTCGACGTTTGGGGTGTTATCGATTTTTATTTTTGTCCGCTATTATGAGCATTGGAAGCCGTGGCAGATATTTCTGGCGCTTCACATCTGGTGTTATCTCGTTCTTTTACCGATTTCCCTTTCTATTTTCGGAACCTTCGGTTGGTGGCATATCGGATCAATTCTGCTGGCCCTTGTGTTTAACCTCTACTATCCTGCTGTTTTGGCATTGCATCTGACACCGTGGGGAAATCTTTTTGATCCGTATCTTGTCGGAATGTTCGAAGCGGGAGCGGTCAATAAGGTAACGGTACCGATAGGGATCGGTATCGGAAGTATTGTCTTGGCGTTGATAGCGATGAGACGAAAAGAGGCTTTTTGGGCGCTAGGCGCTTTGGGACTCACCACGCTGGGCAGCGCGGTTTATCAGATAGCATAG
- a CDS encoding NUDIX domain-containing protein: MINNVTVGACVHSDFVKPKRIHYSQEGVSKVWDMVEVHDSVAIILYHEERQSLVVVKQFRPPVYLKNNDGYTYELCAGIVDKDKSLVEIAHEEILEECGYHVPLEEIKRVTSFYTAVGFAGSVQTLYVARVNESMRVSEGGGVDVESIEVVEIPLSEVKKFVLDETKAKTPGLMFGFGWFLENRV, translated from the coding sequence ATGATTAATAATGTCACTGTCGGGGCGTGTGTACATTCCGATTTTGTGAAACCCAAACGGATACATTACTCTCAGGAGGGTGTTTCCAAGGTTTGGGATATGGTGGAAGTGCACGACAGCGTCGCTATTATTTTGTATCATGAAGAGCGTCAATCACTGGTTGTTGTCAAACAGTTTCGTCCTCCTGTATATCTTAAAAATAATGACGGCTATACGTATGAATTATGCGCGGGGATCGTTGACAAAGATAAATCCCTTGTCGAAATTGCACATGAAGAAATACTCGAAGAATGCGGGTACCATGTGCCGCTGGAAGAAATAAAACGGGTAACATCGTTTTATACGGCAGTAGGCTTTGCCGGATCGGTACAGACTCTATATGTCGCTCGCGTCAATGAATCCATGAGGGTCAGCGAGGGTGGCGGTGTCGATGTCGAATCGATTGAAGTGGTTGAAATTCCGCTTAGCGAAGTGAAAAAATTTGTATTGGATGAGACCAAAGCCAAAACACCGGGTTTGATGTTCGGCTTCGGATGGTTTTTGGAGAATAGAGTATAG
- a CDS encoding peptidoglycan DD-metalloendopeptidase family protein gives MGRLFILLVLPLLLFGGSVKPFKWNNGESFLTFLERKKLPLSLYYNLDKDDQTLTEDIPYSANCQMVVNEKNIIRQILIPVNDELQLQIYLTKKNRYAMKVTPIVSEEYTETLYLPIKSLPYDDILKATGSKNLASVFVKMFKGKVDFRKGFREGDPIIIVYTQKYRLGKPFSMPEVHGAMVGINGKKVTVYRHKDGRFYDEKGAQYEKFLFKIPIKNPRITSGFTKSRFHPILHRYRAHLGVDFGARPGTPILATGDGRISFVGSSRGYGKTIKIRHSNGLTSLYAHQKSFRSGIHNGSKVKQGEVIGYVGNSGLSSGPHLHFGMYSGSTAINPLSVMKKTTEGFSGKERKIFIAIRDKMNKIFKKALAAKPVRKPYFDFHETYYVDPDTFKPKPF, from the coding sequence ATGGGCCGCCTTTTTATATTGTTAGTATTGCCCCTTCTCCTTTTCGGCGGCTCTGTAAAACCCTTTAAATGGAATAACGGCGAAAGTTTTCTTACTTTTCTAGAGAGGAAAAAACTGCCCCTTTCACTCTATTACAATCTTGATAAAGACGATCAAACTCTGACCGAAGACATACCTTACAGTGCTAATTGCCAGATGGTGGTGAATGAAAAAAATATCATCCGTCAAATCCTTATTCCCGTCAATGATGAACTTCAACTTCAAATTTATCTAACGAAGAAAAATCGTTACGCCATGAAAGTAACACCTATCGTGAGTGAAGAGTATACCGAGACACTTTACCTTCCGATAAAAAGTCTTCCGTATGATGACATATTAAAGGCAACAGGTTCTAAAAACCTTGCTTCCGTTTTTGTCAAAATGTTTAAAGGTAAAGTCGATTTTCGAAAAGGCTTTCGCGAAGGTGATCCGATTATCATTGTCTATACCCAAAAATACCGTTTGGGGAAACCTTTTTCAATGCCGGAAGTTCATGGTGCCATGGTCGGAATTAATGGAAAAAAAGTGACCGTATACCGTCATAAGGACGGCCGTTTCTATGATGAAAAAGGGGCGCAGTACGAGAAGTTTTTATTTAAAATTCCGATTAAAAATCCCCGAATCACTTCCGGTTTTACGAAAAGCAGGTTTCATCCGATACTGCACCGTTACCGTGCCCATTTGGGAGTCGATTTCGGAGCGCGTCCGGGAACGCCGATATTGGCGACGGGGGACGGACGCATCAGTTTTGTCGGATCGTCCCGAGGATACGGAAAAACAATTAAGATTCGGCACTCTAACGGCCTAACAAGTTTGTATGCACACCAAAAATCGTTTCGAAGCGGCATCCATAACGGCTCAAAAGTTAAGCAAGGAGAAGTGATCGGATATGTCGGAAATTCAGGGCTGTCCTCAGGCCCGCATCTGCATTTCGGGATGTATTCGGGAAGTACGGCGATCAATCCCCTTAGCGTTATGAAAAAGACGACGGAAGGATTTAGCGGAAAAGAGCGCAAAATTTTTATCGCCATACGGGATAAGATGAATAAAATATTTAAAAAGGCACTTGCGGCTAAACCTGTCCGGAAGCCGTATTTCGATTTCCACGAGACCTATTATGTGGATCCCGATACCTTTAAACCGAAGCCTTTTTAA